ATGTTTTCCAGAAATTTAACATCCTCCAATCCCCAACCGTTGATGTCGGTGTTGAAACCACCGAGATCTGGCCTAAGGATATCGGATTTGTAGATGCCGGCTAAGCCGTACCCGAACTGCCGGAAATAACCATCCGTGTTGGTCACGGGATATGGTATTGAGAAGTTGCGACTAccagagctttgatttgaatgcTCCGTCGTGATCGGTCGGGTTTCTTCAATCGCCAACGTTCTACCGAGTACTTCCGGATGCGGGTCGTACTCGCTGAACACGATTGGTAGATAAATCTGTCTGTTACGTATCACGTTGGCCCGTATCCGTTCCAGTGTTTGTAGGGTGTAAACCATGTCGACATCGATGAAAAATAGAATGTCATCAAGCTTGCAGAACGGACTTTTGATGGCACGATCTAGGGCAACTCCACGGGAGAAATTTCCGTACAGCTGCAAGTAATTGATCCTATTCAGGGGGTATCGTACGCGTAGTTGGTCCAGTAGACCCGCTATCATTGACGATTCCGATTGGTCGACGTACATCGAAACGAGAAGATCCGTTCGACGGTCCTGCTTGAGGGCAACCTCTTCGAAGTTGCGCAAGAAACGTATGAACGTTTCCGATCGACCAGCGAGCGGAATGATGAATACAATTCGATCCTTGGGCGGAGCAGCCTCCATCATCTGCGGACTACTAATGGCAAAGGTATCGGATAGTTTCTCCCAGCCACTGTTCAGAATCGACCGCATTCGATCTGAAATGGAAGGTTGTTATTAAGTAAACCCGAAGTCGTATTTCAGCTAGTTGAATTACTTACCTAAACTCGTTGAATTATTCCACGGTTTTGTGACATCCCCCGCTAACCGGTTATCTAACGTAACCGCGTACGCCGGTGCAACTCCTCCGGTGATCTCTCGGATTCGAATATCGGTGAAGGAGCGCTGAATGTATAGATGCCTCCGTACGGGGACGGTCATCTTCTTGCCTCGGTATTTTTTGTACACTAAAAGCAGGTCCAATATCAGATCCTGACCGTACAAACTGTTGACTCGCATATAGCCGTAGAGTAGCTCACGGAACTCGATCACTCGACCTCGTTGTCGTGAGAAGTTGTTGATATGTTCCATAatctgtgcaaaaaaaaacaaagcattTATTAGCCTGTGTTTGGTTTGCCATCGACTTGAATGAATTGATCCGTCGATGGTTTGCATATTTGCCACTTACCTCTCGGACAACATCGTTCAAGCCCTCCTTGAGCGATGATTCAATCTTCCGCTTTGGATTCGGATGCATTCCCGAGTAGAGGCTCTTGGCAATGAAGTCCCACTCGATGACCTCGGGCAAATGTGACGGCCGGTGCCGGTTCAGATCTGGCATCAATCCTTGAAGTAAAATAGTCAATGTTGCTAGCGAGGAAATGCTGGAACGCACAAAAGTTTCACAAACCTAAAACGTTGTGATCGCCCAGATAGTCTGCGCTGGTTTCATCCGATGGGAAAATCGGAACACCTGGTGCGaggtttttgttgatttttggaaTCTGTAGCAAAGTGGTCATTTGGGCAATGTCCCGGTGCAGCAGGAGCGACTGTTGGCGCAGTTCCTGCGCCTTCTGTCCTAGGGTATACGCGTGCAGGCGGTACATGAAGGCAGGTTTCTTGACCGGATGCAGCGTGATGGCACTGTGGACTTCTTTGTTTTTGAGGTTACCGGAAAACGCACGGCTCCCGCTGGAGTTGTGATGAAGAATGGATTGCATCTGTGGAAGGTGAATGAaacgttttatttcttttcGTGACATCAACATCAACAAACTTACTTCGTAGTTCCAGGTGCACGGAATACCTGCAAACTTTTGAACACAACGTCCAACTTCGACGTCTTCGTGGGTACTGTAGAGGTTCTTCAGGCATGTAGGAATATGGGGAGCCACTGTGGACGATAAGTGTGCTATTCAAGTTCGAATTCAAGTCCTGTTAAAACTCACCCCTCCGTAACGTCTCGCGGCTCATTATAACTCCGGGTCCGCCCATGCAAAAGTTTTCGTCAAACTCCAGCGAAAGCAGACCAAACTCTTCACTGTTTCCACGGCCAGCTTGACCGATGAACTGGGGCTTGGAGCTGTCGATTGATCGTAGAAACTGCTCCAGTTTGTCCGTCCGAATGAACACATCGTCGTCCGCCCGAGCGAACCACTCAAACTTATCGATATAATGTTCGTACATATAGTGAAGCATCATGAAGCTTTTCTTCTGCGGTGGGTAGCGATCGTCAACACCTTTCAGTGCCACCAGGGGTAGATCTGTCCAAAGGGAAGATGTCATGTCAAaacggaaaaaaaacaaatctcaaACCATCGCAAAACTCACAACTCGCAAATGATTCTTCCGAACTGAAGAAAGCAATTCTTCCCGGGATGTTCTTGCCCCAGGTTTCGTACACGGCCTTGGCGCGGCTTGGCAGGAAATCTTTTGCCGTCATCACACCCACGAACACGAGATTGTGCTGCGAATTTTCCGGTGTCTCCGACGGATGCAGACCGATTATTTCGAGAGCGGCTGTGGGCGGGAGAAAAGAACAAACCACACGGCTGTCATAAAGTGAATCTCGCTACAATTTCGTTCGTAGGAAATGCTTTAATCAACATCCAAATGAAAGTAAAAACTATTCATTCGTTTTTGCTTTGCTTGTACTATCCGCGGTTTGGCGTTAATTTTACTTTCCGCGGAACTTTTACTCGCACATGCGTGTTATAAAAATTACGCTTGGTACTAGGCATTAGCCGGCATCAGGTTTTGCGTATATACAAACAGTTAATTCCAGTTCGATAATCTGACCGTACGAAGTGGGAACGTAGTTTGCTTCTCTGAACAAAACGTTTTGTCTGGATTTAAATTACAGAGAAtcaatcgtttttgttttgaCTGGGGGAAATTTAATAATGCACGTATCTGATACTGCCTTGAGCTAAGTTTAAACATGATTGCAAGACAATTATCGTAAACTGGAGTGATTCCGAGAGATattacagagagagagagagagagagagataaaaCTACCAGCGTTAGAGCGAAATGCATAACAGAATTGAAAGCCGAAATAACCATGTTGGAACTATGATCATAACAACCCATGATCATAATACAACTAGAACGTTACACTGAacataatttgcacgctagtatcatgtgcaaagcatttggaCTGTTAGTACGTGTAGAACACGTGAATatcataaaaataaacaattaacTCATAAAAcgagtgtaaaaactgttgatattcaGTGGAAAGTATGCTACATTTATCTGAATTGCACTTCAAAGctataagatatatcgttacctctagattctatatgaatttcatgtgaatgtcacattgttttccatatAGATTGCAATTGAAACGCGGTTGACCGAATCAACTGTTTTGCacctacatttgtgctgtactcatttccactagaaaatgaagcgTTTAATAGATGTAggtcgattcaatagcaaaaaaacatctcattcaaaatgaaaaacacatttaagctaagtgaaaaataatctagtCTTACATCTTGGCGAATTTACACATAAAATcgtaaaacaaatcgctttgtattgaaatgaaaacccATATTATATTGAAGTgctatttacatatgaatcgatcattcaaatttttatcagtgtagtttTGTTTCTGAATTCaaatggttaaaatttggtagaaCTACTCGATTATTATTTGTTTTACactgtcatttttttttcaaaccaggGATGGAAATAAGcaagttttttgattcacagtaaataacaatagtcagtattatcttttcatatcacatatttattatagaaattacaataaattttgaaacgaatgattttcgataatataaattttggttttacttgtaATTTGAAAATATATTCATCGTTATTAGTATCAcaacaacatttcaacaaagttaggatcgtcttaatgctactctgtgttcgTTCAAGTTCAAATAGCTGAATGTGAATGTCAAAACTgactaccgctcaattttctcggatatggattatccgatatcaataattttaggctcgttaggtgagcttatttcgtcggtcgcattCTCAAATTCTATGATTCgttatgtatttgaaatttattcggtaataccgtcgtggtggatTAATATCATAAAGATAGTGTTAACATGCATGCtgcaatgaataataattatgatgataagaaaaatccaatcacaaagcgtGCCATGCGACTGAATAATatctatttagcttgaatatcctacatagaagtaacaggagtgcaggatttagctacgccaattcaaacgctgcgccaaatgctgcgctcctgttcctactataaatcaaattcatgtcaaatagcgttttattgagtTCAATCTAAAAAGTGCATGAACattatcatcagcatcaaccaactggaagtaaaacaaagtcttttgccGCTAAAATCACTATTTGATGTTTTACAtgatcaatgtgattacgattccaactgattattttcataaaacctttattatttattattattcattttattacgAATTAAACAACAGGTGGCGAAATCAAACACGGTTTGTATCAAACGAGAACATATGTTGAAATTACGTAATCATGCCGTAATGAAACCGGTATTTTTCCCAACTCTGGTGATAAGGACTGTTAAAGGAACATTCCTGAAAGTTACAAACTGACAATTTTGCTCAATTTGAGCACCCTCATGCGtataaattgacaaaaatcattgatgtacatgatcctttaatattccttatcacccatcactaaacttcccaaagctacaaaattacaaattttccacgattttaaaagtctcattgacacgcgttatGTTAATTTTCACACTCCTCAAGATTTTAGACGTtaatcaatcggcactcatgtctgatcttcctcatatgtgatttttttccacaatgctcgaagctgatcgaatcgtccAGTGATTTGATCTTACAGGAATCAGTGTTAATAGTAGcttaaaatcactaccgattttgtgtgatggaAGGTCaatattgatattgatattatctcAACAAGATCAGATCattagtgatctttattggaaaagatcacaagcgatcatCTTCGCTAGTGATTACCCAGATTCAAGAGTGTCTTCGAAATTAAAAGTTTCACTGCCTGTAAAATTCAAGacttcaactgcaggatcttcaGGATTaaatgcaaaattttgacaaaatGATGCCTAAACTATTCGTAAATTCTCAGCAAAACGTTCTATCAAATGAGCAAAAAAATCAATCTagccatattttttaaaagtatTCCTGATTGTGTTTATATATTGGACATAGAAGGTAATTTGAAATGAATGTGTGAgaccagttttgaagatttataaccTTTTTGTGGTAATTTATAGGCCAGTTAATTTATTTTCTGTGGAGTTTTTCTAATCCGAAGAAAGTTAATAACCATAACGTTAAAAGCctcatatttctggaattgcagaTTCGGAAGTTGAATCTTAATGAAATTCTGTTCATAATAACTTTCTTTTGAATccgaaaaa
This genomic window from Malaya genurostris strain Urasoe2022 chromosome 1, Malgen_1.1, whole genome shotgun sequence contains:
- the LOC131425812 gene encoding chondroitin sulfate synthase 1 isoform X1, yielding MSQRKKILYGLFGIIIGLCVGALFRNYRTLEIVSMCSSMNSIKQKSALEIIGLHPSETPENSQHNLVFVGVMTAKDFLPSRAKAVYETWGKNIPGRIAFFSSEESFASYLPLVALKGVDDRYPPQKKSFMMLHYMYEHYIDKFEWFARADDDVFIRTDKLEQFLRSIDSSKPQFIGQAGRGNSEEFGLLSLEFDENFCMGGPGVIMSRETLRRVAPHIPTCLKNLYSTHEDVEVGRCVQKFAGIPCTWNYEVSLLMLMSRKEIKRFIHLPQMQSILHHNSSGSRAFSGNLKNKEVHSAITLHPVKKPAFMYRLHAYTLGQKAQELRQQSLLLHRDIAQMTTLLQIPKINKNLAPGVPIFPSDETSADYLGDHNVLGLMPDLNRHRPSHLPEVIEWDFIAKSLYSGMHPNPKRKIESSLKEGLNDVVREIMEHINNFSRQRGRVIEFRELLYGYMRVNSLYGQDLILDLLLVYKKYRGKKMTVPVRRHLYIQRSFTDIRIREITGGVAPAYAVTLDNRLAGDVTKPWNNSTSLDRMRSILNSGWEKLSDTFAISSPQMMEAAPPKDRIVFIIPLAGRSETFIRFLRNFEEVALKQDRRTDLLVSMYVDQSESSMIAGLLDQLRVRYPLNRINYLQLYGNFSRGVALDRAIKSPFCKLDDILFFIDVDMVYTLQTLERIRANVIRNRQIYLPIVFSEYDPHPEVLGRTLAIEETRPITTEHSNQSSGSRNFSIPYPVTNTDGYFRQFGYGLAGIYKSDILRPDLGGFNTDINGWGLEDVKFLENIIAANLKGSLRLLDVADGKVDPFKDPHQGQQLQQELAVFRAPDPSLVHIFHPINCDKNLKEAQYKMCLGTKANTLGSFRTLEQRFLHDRELLHYGRSGPGSR
- the LOC131425812 gene encoding chondroitin sulfate synthase 1 isoform X2 is translated as MSQRKKILYGLFGIIIGLCVGALFRNYRTLEIVSMCSSMNSIKQKSALEIIGLHPSETPENSQHNLVFVGVMTAKDFLPSRAKAVYETWGKNIPGRIAFFSSEESFASYLPLVALKGVDDRYPPQKKSFMMLHYMYEHYIDKFEWFARADDDVFIRTDKLEQFLRSIDSSKPQFIGQAGRGNSEEFGLLSLEFDENFCMGGPGVIMSRETLRRVAPHIPTCLKNLYSTHEDVEVGRCVQKFAGIPCTWNYEMQSILHHNSSGSRAFSGNLKNKEVHSAITLHPVKKPAFMYRLHAYTLGQKAQELRQQSLLLHRDIAQMTTLLQIPKINKNLAPGVPIFPSDETSADYLGDHNVLGLMPDLNRHRPSHLPEVIEWDFIAKSLYSGMHPNPKRKIESSLKEGLNDVVREIMEHINNFSRQRGRVIEFRELLYGYMRVNSLYGQDLILDLLLVYKKYRGKKMTVPVRRHLYIQRSFTDIRIREITGGVAPAYAVTLDNRLAGDVTKPWNNSTSLDRMRSILNSGWEKLSDTFAISSPQMMEAAPPKDRIVFIIPLAGRSETFIRFLRNFEEVALKQDRRTDLLVSMYVDQSESSMIAGLLDQLRVRYPLNRINYLQLYGNFSRGVALDRAIKSPFCKLDDILFFIDVDMVYTLQTLERIRANVIRNRQIYLPIVFSEYDPHPEVLGRTLAIEETRPITTEHSNQSSGSRNFSIPYPVTNTDGYFRQFGYGLAGIYKSDILRPDLGGFNTDINGWGLEDVKFLENIIAANLKGSLRLLDVADGKVDPFKDPHQGQQLQQELAVFRAPDPSLVHIFHPINCDKNLKEAQYKMCLGTKANTLGSFRTLEQRFLHDRELLHYGRSGPGSR
- the LOC131425812 gene encoding chondroitin sulfate synthase 1 isoform X3 — protein: MSQRKKILYGLFGIIIGLCVGALFRNYRTLEIVSMCSSMNSIKQKSALEIIGLHPSETPENSQHNLVFVGVMTAKDFLPSRAKAVYETWGKNIPGRIAFFSSEESFASYLPLVALKGVDDRYPPQKKSFMMLHYMYEHYIDKFEWFARADDDVFIRTDKLEQFLRSIDSSKPQFIGQAGRGNSEEFGLLSLEFDENFCMGGPGVIMSRETLRRVAPHIPTCLKNLYSTHEDVEVGRCVQKFAGIPCTWNYEMQSILHHNSSGSRAFSGNLKNKEVHSAITLHPVKKPAFMYRLHAYTLGQKAQELRQQSLLLHRDIAQMTTLLQIPKINKNLAPGVPIFPSDETSADYLGDHNVLDLNRHRPSHLPEVIEWDFIAKSLYSGMHPNPKRKIESSLKEGLNDVVREIMEHINNFSRQRGRVIEFRELLYGYMRVNSLYGQDLILDLLLVYKKYRGKKMTVPVRRHLYIQRSFTDIRIREITGGVAPAYAVTLDNRLAGDVTKPWNNSTSLDRMRSILNSGWEKLSDTFAISSPQMMEAAPPKDRIVFIIPLAGRSETFIRFLRNFEEVALKQDRRTDLLVSMYVDQSESSMIAGLLDQLRVRYPLNRINYLQLYGNFSRGVALDRAIKSPFCKLDDILFFIDVDMVYTLQTLERIRANVIRNRQIYLPIVFSEYDPHPEVLGRTLAIEETRPITTEHSNQSSGSRNFSIPYPVTNTDGYFRQFGYGLAGIYKSDILRPDLGGFNTDINGWGLEDVKFLENIIAANLKGSLRLLDVADGKVDPFKDPHQGQQLQQELAVFRAPDPSLVHIFHPINCDKNLKEAQYKMCLGTKANTLGSFRTLEQRFLHDRELLHYGRSGPGSR